From a single Leishmania braziliensis MHOM/BR/75/M2904 complete genome, chromosome 28 genomic region:
- a CDS encoding putative electron-transfer-flavoprotein, alpha polypeptide, producing the protein MLRATALSLGKALVVAEMVGGKVSPATLAAITAASKVGPVTVLVAGASAKSEAQVLAKVKSVQNVLAVEAAQYSHGLPEEYAPLIDAVVRANSYTHVLAGTSAFGKNVIPRAAAKQCCMPIPEVTEIKDERTFVRQTYAGNAITTVKSSDKIMYCTLRGTAFPRAEVEGGSAEVVDFAATPAVGKAKFVADQISTSDKPDLATAATVISGGRGMKNGDNFKLLEELATPLRAAVGATRAVVDAGYVPNEMQVGQTGKTVAPNFYLACGISGAIQHVAGMKDSKVIAVVNTDPEAPFFQIADYGIVEDLFKVVPELTKRVKEAAGK; encoded by the coding sequence ATGCTCCGCGCGACGGCACTCTCACTGGGCAAAGCCCTTGTTGTCGCTGAGATGGTGGGTGGGAAAGTCTCACCAGCGACGCTGGCCGCCATTACGGCGGCCTCGAAGGTGGGCCCTGTGACGGTCCTAGTGGCCGGCGCGTCCGCCAAGAGTGAGGCGCAGGTCCTTGCCAAGGTAAAATCTGTCCAGAATGTGCTGGCGGTCGAAGCGGCGCAATACAGCCACGGCCTCCCCGAGGAATACGCTCCGCTCATCGACGCGGTGGTGAGGGCGAACAGCTACACGCATGTGTTAGCCGGGACTTCGGCGTTTGGCAAGAACGTTATTCCCAGGGCTGCGGCGAAGCAGTGCTGCATGCCGATTCCAGAAGTCACGGAGATCAAAGACGAGAGGACGTTTGTGCGGCAGACGTACGCCGGCAATGCCATCACCACGGTCAAGTCGTCCGACAAGATCATGTACTGCACCTTGCGCGGTACAGCCTTTCCCcgcgccgaggtggagggcGGTAGTGCCGAAGTGGTGGATTTCGCCGCGACCCCGGCAGTGGGTAAGGCGAAGTTCGTAGCGGACCAAATTTCCACCAGCGACAAGCCCGACctggcgacagcagcgaccgTCATCTCCGGGGGTCGTGGCATGAAAAACGGCGACAACTTCAAGCTGCTCGAGGAACTCGCCACCccgctgcgcgctgctgtcggcgcTACTCGCGCTGTTGTGGATGCTGGCTATGTGCCGAACGAGATGCAGGTCGGTCAGACAGGCAAGACGGTCGCGCCAAACTTCTACCTTGCGTGCGGCATCTCCGGCGCTATCCAGCATGTGGCAGGCATGAAAGACTCGAAGGTGATCGCTGTTGTGAACACTGACCCGGAGGCGCCCTTCTTCCAAATCGCCGACTACGGTATTGTAGAAGATCTCTTCAAAGTGGTGCCAGAGTTGACGAAGAGGGTCAAGGAAGCTGCTGGCAAGTGA